From Pontibacter actiniarum, a single genomic window includes:
- the sppA gene encoding signal peptide peptidase SppA, protein MLNFLKYVLATIVGLLIFFFIGILLLVGIAASTASKGEVEVAANSVLELKLDKPISERDPEDPFAELGFSFGGFSSTDGLDQIKASIRRAKNDDDIEGIFLNMTFVDAGMAKLEEIRNELIEFKKSGKFVVSYTDLSTEKAYYLASVADRIYLNPMGTVEFNGMSSELFFFKRLLDKLNIEAQIFKVGTYKSAVEPFFLEKASEANREQLNSFLNSINGYQLKQIAASRGITPEELENVQDNLLVRDPIDAKKYKLITDIGYYDEAISYIKEKIGVEEAEKLELVQLSKYKKVRHEAEISTSKNRIALIYAEGDIVDGEGDESSIGGRRFADAIREARLDEDVKAVVLRISSPGGSALASDIIWREIQLTKEVKPVIASMSDVAASGGYYIAMGCDTIVAHPNTITGSIGVFGVIPNVQGFLNEKLGITVDHVSTGKFSDMPTITRPMTEQEKEIMQHQINQVYETFTGKAAKGRNMSQDQLKEYASGRVWSGIEAKQRNLVDTFGGLEEALAIAAKKAGVEDDYRLKELPARKSFMEELLGGMGTQAKEQAIKADLGELYPFYKLYQKASSLKGIQARMPYELVVE, encoded by the coding sequence ATGCTAAACTTCCTGAAATATGTGTTGGCCACCATCGTAGGTCTGCTCATATTCTTTTTTATCGGCATTCTGCTGCTGGTTGGCATTGCCGCCAGCACGGCCTCCAAAGGTGAGGTTGAGGTAGCCGCAAACTCTGTGCTGGAGCTAAAGCTGGATAAGCCTATCTCGGAGCGCGACCCCGAGGATCCTTTTGCAGAGTTGGGCTTTTCTTTCGGCGGCTTCTCCAGCACCGATGGCCTGGACCAGATCAAGGCTTCCATCCGCCGCGCTAAAAACGACGATGATATTGAAGGTATTTTCCTGAACATGACCTTTGTGGATGCTGGCATGGCCAAGCTGGAGGAAATCCGCAACGAACTGATCGAGTTTAAGAAGTCCGGCAAGTTCGTGGTGTCCTACACCGACCTCTCCACTGAAAAGGCCTATTACCTGGCATCGGTGGCCGACAGAATTTACCTGAACCCCATGGGCACGGTGGAGTTCAACGGCATGAGCTCAGAGCTGTTCTTCTTTAAGCGCCTGCTCGACAAGTTGAATATCGAGGCGCAGATCTTTAAAGTAGGTACTTATAAAAGCGCCGTGGAGCCGTTCTTCCTGGAGAAGGCCAGTGAGGCGAACCGGGAGCAGCTGAACTCCTTCCTCAACTCCATCAACGGCTATCAGTTAAAGCAGATTGCGGCCTCACGCGGCATTACGCCCGAGGAGCTGGAAAACGTGCAGGACAACCTGCTGGTGCGCGACCCGATAGACGCAAAGAAGTATAAGCTGATCACCGACATTGGTTACTACGACGAAGCCATCTCCTACATCAAGGAAAAAATAGGCGTAGAGGAGGCCGAGAAGCTGGAGCTGGTGCAGCTCAGCAAGTATAAGAAAGTGCGGCATGAGGCTGAAATCAGCACCTCTAAAAACCGCATTGCCCTGATCTATGCCGAGGGCGATATTGTGGACGGCGAGGGTGATGAGAGCAGCATCGGCGGCCGCCGCTTTGCCGACGCTATCCGCGAGGCCCGACTGGATGAGGATGTGAAGGCAGTGGTGCTGCGCATCAGCTCGCCGGGCGGTAGTGCGCTGGCCTCAGACATTATCTGGCGGGAGATACAGCTCACCAAAGAAGTGAAACCGGTTATTGCCTCTATGTCTGATGTGGCGGCCTCCGGGGGGTACTACATCGCCATGGGCTGCGATACGATTGTGGCGCACCCGAACACCATCACAGGCAGTATCGGCGTGTTCGGCGTTATCCCGAATGTGCAGGGCTTCCTGAACGAGAAACTGGGCATTACGGTGGACCATGTGAGCACCGGTAAGTTCTCCGACATGCCCACCATCACCCGCCCGATGACGGAGCAGGAGAAGGAGATTATGCAGCACCAGATTAACCAGGTGTATGAGACCTTTACAGGGAAGGCTGCCAAAGGGCGCAACATGTCGCAGGACCAGCTGAAGGAGTACGCCTCGGGCCGTGTTTGGTCCGGTATTGAGGCCAAGCAGCGCAACCTGGTGGATACGTTCGGCGGACTGGAAGAGGCACTGGCCATAGCTGCCAAAAAGGCTGGCGTGGAGGACGACTACCGCCTGAAGGAGCTGCCCGCCCGCAAGTCTTTCATGGAGGAGCTGTTAGGCGGCATGGGAACACAGGCCAAGGAGCAAGCCATTAAGGCAGACCTTGGCGAGCTGTACCCGTTCTACAAGCTCTACCAAAAAGCCTCCTCGCTAAAAGGCATACAGGCCCGGATGCCGTATGAGCTGGTGGTGGAATAA
- a CDS encoding purine-nucleoside phosphorylase: MMQQLQETTNYIQQLTSGFAPEFGIILGTGLGALVNDLEVQHAISYAEIPNFPVSTVESHSGKLILGHLAGRRVVVMQGRFHYYEGYSMEQVVFPVRVMKLMGVKKLFVSNAAGGLNPSFNTSDLMVITDHINLQPSNPLIGKNLDELGPRFPDMSDVYDEHMVREAMVIAEDAGFDVREGVYVSVPGPMLETPAEYKYLSVIGADAVGMSTVPEVIAARHMGMPVFAVSVITDMCTPDRLKKVVLADILEAAAIAEPRMTLMIRELVRRS, encoded by the coding sequence ATGATGCAGCAGTTACAGGAAACAACCAACTATATACAGCAGCTGACAAGCGGTTTTGCGCCGGAGTTCGGTATTATACTGGGCACCGGCTTGGGAGCGCTCGTAAACGATCTTGAGGTGCAGCACGCCATCTCGTACGCCGAAATCCCGAACTTTCCGGTATCCACGGTGGAGAGCCACTCGGGCAAACTGATCCTGGGTCACCTGGCGGGCCGTCGTGTGGTGGTCATGCAGGGCCGTTTCCACTACTACGAGGGCTACAGCATGGAGCAGGTGGTGTTTCCGGTGCGGGTAATGAAGCTGATGGGCGTGAAGAAACTGTTTGTGTCGAACGCAGCCGGTGGCCTGAACCCAAGCTTCAACACGTCAGACCTGATGGTTATCACCGACCACATCAACCTGCAGCCAAGCAACCCGCTTATCGGCAAGAACCTGGACGAACTGGGGCCGCGTTTCCCGGACATGAGCGATGTGTATGACGAGCACATGGTGCGTGAGGCCATGGTTATTGCGGAAGATGCGGGCTTTGATGTGCGCGAAGGTGTTTATGTGAGCGTGCCGGGGCCAATGCTGGAAACGCCGGCAGAGTACAAGTACCTGTCTGTTATCGGGGCCGATGCCGTGGGGATGTCTACGGTGCCGGAGGTAATTGCCGCCCGCCATATGGGCATGCCAGTGTTTGCCGTGTCGGTTATTACGGATATGTGCACGCCAGACCGCCTGAAGAAAGTCGTGCTGGCCGATATCCTGGAGGCCGCCGCCATTGCCGAACCGCGCATGACGCTGATGATCCGTGAGCTGGTGCGCCGCAGCTAG
- a CDS encoding CPBP family glutamic-type intramembrane protease — MKTPYFYAEAPPFVPPPSVSDTLKRLWLFARHPQPVQREQNVVEVKLPLIFQLSLIELMLQSVLLLLLSTVYNLLDLQTDGQYIPQELLDSTSFTLLFVAVVLVGPLKEELIFRLPLVYSKGFLAVALAVFLFNYGPTVATAAGAAPLHFLLAALALVTLAAVYLRSSSLQTRVHLLWKRHFGLVFYTSCVLFALLHLVNYQNIHLPLFLALLLVLPKFVGGFFLGYTRLRLGLAWAVGQHMFINAIALLLLYGYLSGL, encoded by the coding sequence ATGAAAACACCATACTTTTATGCTGAGGCTCCGCCCTTTGTTCCGCCCCCTTCTGTTTCGGATACACTGAAAAGGCTTTGGCTTTTTGCCAGACACCCCCAGCCCGTACAGCGCGAGCAAAACGTGGTGGAGGTGAAACTGCCCCTGATCTTTCAGCTTTCGCTTATCGAACTGATGCTACAGAGCGTCTTGCTGTTGCTGCTCTCCACTGTGTACAACCTGCTGGACTTGCAGACAGACGGCCAATATATCCCTCAGGAGCTTCTTGACAGCACATCGTTTACGCTGCTCTTCGTGGCGGTGGTACTGGTGGGGCCGCTAAAGGAGGAGCTGATTTTCCGGCTGCCGCTGGTTTACTCAAAAGGCTTTCTGGCGGTGGCCCTGGCTGTGTTCCTGTTCAACTACGGCCCCACAGTTGCCACCGCAGCAGGTGCCGCCCCGCTGCACTTTTTGCTGGCAGCCCTGGCCCTGGTTACCCTGGCGGCAGTCTACCTCCGGTCGAGCAGCCTGCAGACAAGGGTGCACCTGCTTTGGAAGCGCCACTTCGGCCTTGTGTTTTACACTTCCTGCGTGCTGTTTGCGCTGCTGCACCTGGTTAACTACCAGAACATACACCTGCCGCTTTTCCTGGCTCTCCTGCTGGTGCTTCCAAAGTTTGTGGGAGGCTTCTTTCTGGGCTATACGCGCCTGCGCCTTGGGCTGGCGTGGGCTGTGGGGCAGCACATGTTTATCAACGCCATCGCGCTGCTGTTGCTATACGGGTACCTGTCCGGGCTGTAG
- a CDS encoding DUF4249 domain-containing protein, with translation MKLKRFLYALLLPLLALLSACDMEKDIEVDLPDHAPQLVVECYLEPGKPLRATVLESSGYFDEPVPPLVPDARVYITHNGQRVELEYKPTLVQNTGRFYTHTSDVVMDGKPGDMYSLEVADSRGRKLTGFTTVLSIVPIDEVEWKFNDKDKAYLVTSFYDNGNTADYYRYMTHIDSLSNGSDRDFATSDELNNGKRISYGSAYNYEEGDTLIVTLYHIEKQYYQFLSSISDAKDANGNPFAQPSKVKSSVEGGLGIFTNIAFDRKTVVLTK, from the coding sequence ATGAAGCTGAAGCGCTTTTTATACGCCTTGCTACTGCCTCTTTTGGCCCTGCTATCCGCCTGCGACATGGAGAAGGACATTGAGGTGGACCTACCCGACCACGCCCCTCAGTTAGTGGTGGAGTGTTACCTGGAGCCGGGGAAGCCGCTCCGGGCAACGGTGCTGGAGAGCTCCGGCTACTTTGACGAGCCTGTGCCGCCCCTGGTGCCCGATGCCCGGGTATACATCACGCACAACGGGCAGCGGGTTGAGCTGGAGTATAAACCGACGCTGGTCCAAAACACCGGCCGCTTTTACACCCATACTTCTGATGTTGTGATGGACGGCAAGCCCGGCGATATGTACAGCCTGGAAGTAGCCGACTCCAGGGGCAGGAAGCTCACAGGATTCACGACGGTGCTCAGCATCGTACCGATAGACGAGGTGGAGTGGAAGTTTAACGACAAAGACAAAGCCTACCTGGTCACCTCCTTTTACGACAACGGCAATACCGCAGACTATTACCGCTACATGACGCACATCGACAGCCTCAGCAACGGCTCAGACCGCGATTTTGCCACTTCGGACGAACTTAACAACGGTAAGCGTATTTCCTACGGATCGGCGTATAACTACGAGGAGGGCGACACGCTGATCGTAACACTGTACCATATCGAGAAACAGTACTATCAGTTTCTCTCCTCCATTTCAGACGCCAAGGATGCCAACGGCAACCCCTTTGCGCAGCCATCCAAGGTAAAGTCCTCTGTAGAGGGAGGCCTTGGCATCTTCACCAACATTGCCTTCGACCGGAAAACAGTGGTGCTGACCAAGTAA